The Lates calcarifer isolate ASB-BC8 linkage group LG14, TLL_Latcal_v3, whole genome shotgun sequence genome has a segment encoding these proteins:
- the LOC108895185 gene encoding zinc finger MYND domain-containing protein 15 isoform X2, with protein MNGEVSSLSSVVAPVLSSALSVYYIITSLVPKHFPDLNLLKKQTLRIHILESYREFHTMLTFWELSVLLPHVTFELVFIGGHLPGWGDKVLHHFFIQKINGSVSITDSSLIPDEEADKRIIRVTVHRCTYHTLQGPVPDLVVGFKPAFLRNDSWFSTLPKLQTLRVPAFFCEISELRCESSEEVMNKATGGTVSPPTINPFHCPLRINGGDNRLPRGIWKKAIPPPPPAAAAAHLLHPILLKLLGSKTSSSFHLATTFLSFGVKCRRHIFSGAEVRT; from the exons ATGAATGGAGAGGTCTCCAGTCTGTCCTCTGTAGTGGCTCCTGTACTAAGTTCTGCTCTCTCCGTCTACTACATCATCACTTCACTGGTCCCAAAGCACT TTCCTGACCTGAATCTCCTGAAGAAACAGACTCTGAGGATTCACATCCTTGAGTCCTATAGGGAGTTCCACACCATGTTGACCTTCTGG GAACTATCAGTGCTACTACCTCATGTGACCTTTGAACTGGTGTTCATTGGTGGACATCTTCCCGGTTGGGGTGACAAAGTTCTTCATCATTTCTTCATACAGAAAATT AACGGCAGTGTGAGTATCACTGACTCCAGCTTGATCCCAGATGAGGAAGCTGACAAGAGGATCATCCGAGTCACAGTTCACCGCTGCACCTACCACACACTGCAGGGGCCTGTACCTGACCTGGTCGTCG GTTTCAAGCCTGCTTTCCTGCGCAACGACTCTTGGTTCAGCACTCTTCCAAAACTCCAG ACTCTGAGGGTTCCAGCCTTCTTCTGTGAGATCAGTGAACTGAGATGTGAGAGCAGTGAGGAAGTGATGAACAAGGCCACAGGGGGCACTGTCTCCCCACCAACGATCAATCCCTTCCACTGCCCACTGCGCATCAACGGAGGAGACAACAGGCTGCCACG GGGGATTTGGAAAAAGGCcattccaccaccaccaccagcagcagcagcagcccacctcctccaccccatCCTGCTAAAATTGCTTGGTTCAAAGACTTCCTCTTCCTTCCATCTGGCTACAACG TTTCTGAGCTTTGGAGTAAAGTGTAGACGACACATTTTCAGTGGTGCTGAGGTAAGGACATGA
- the LOC108895185 gene encoding zinc finger MYND domain-containing protein 15 isoform X3: MNGEVSSLSSVVAPVLSSALSVYYIITSLVPKHFPDLNLLKKQTLRIHILESYREFHTMLTFWELSVLLPHVTFELVFIGGHLPGWGDKVLHHFFIQKINGSVSITDSSLIPDEEADKRIIRVTVHRCTYHTLQGPVPDLVVGFKPAFLRNDSWFSTLPKLQTLRVPAFFCEISELRCESSEEVMNKATGGTVSPPTINPFHCPLRINGGDNRLPRGIWKKAIPPPPPAAAAAHLLHPILLKLLGSKTSSSFHLATTFLSFGVKCRRHIFSGAEE; the protein is encoded by the exons ATGAATGGAGAGGTCTCCAGTCTGTCCTCTGTAGTGGCTCCTGTACTAAGTTCTGCTCTCTCCGTCTACTACATCATCACTTCACTGGTCCCAAAGCACT TTCCTGACCTGAATCTCCTGAAGAAACAGACTCTGAGGATTCACATCCTTGAGTCCTATAGGGAGTTCCACACCATGTTGACCTTCTGG GAACTATCAGTGCTACTACCTCATGTGACCTTTGAACTGGTGTTCATTGGTGGACATCTTCCCGGTTGGGGTGACAAAGTTCTTCATCATTTCTTCATACAGAAAATT AACGGCAGTGTGAGTATCACTGACTCCAGCTTGATCCCAGATGAGGAAGCTGACAAGAGGATCATCCGAGTCACAGTTCACCGCTGCACCTACCACACACTGCAGGGGCCTGTACCTGACCTGGTCGTCG GTTTCAAGCCTGCTTTCCTGCGCAACGACTCTTGGTTCAGCACTCTTCCAAAACTCCAG ACTCTGAGGGTTCCAGCCTTCTTCTGTGAGATCAGTGAACTGAGATGTGAGAGCAGTGAGGAAGTGATGAACAAGGCCACAGGGGGCACTGTCTCCCCACCAACGATCAATCCCTTCCACTGCCCACTGCGCATCAACGGAGGAGACAACAGGCTGCCACG GGGGATTTGGAAAAAGGCcattccaccaccaccaccagcagcagcagcagcccacctcctccaccccatCCTGCTAAAATTGCTTGGTTCAAAGACTTCCTCTTCCTTCCATCTGGCTACAACG TTTCTGAGCTTTGGAGTAAAGTGTAGACGACACATTTTCAGTGGTGCTGAG
- the LOC108895185 gene encoding zinc finger MYND domain-containing protein 15 isoform X4, which yields MNGEVSSLSSVVAPVLSSALSVYYIITSLVPKHFPDLNLLKKQTLRIHILESYREFHTMLTFWELSVLLPHVTFELVFIGGHLPGWGDKVLHHFFIQKINGSVSITDSSLIPDEEADKRIIRVTVHRCTYHTLQGPVPDLVVGFKPAFLRNDSWFSTLPKLQTLRVPAFFCEISELRCESSEEVMNKATGGTVSPPTINPFHCPLRINGGDNRLPRGIWKKAIPPPPPAAAAAHLLHPILLKLLGSKTSSSFHLATTVSAAGF from the exons ATGAATGGAGAGGTCTCCAGTCTGTCCTCTGTAGTGGCTCCTGTACTAAGTTCTGCTCTCTCCGTCTACTACATCATCACTTCACTGGTCCCAAAGCACT TTCCTGACCTGAATCTCCTGAAGAAACAGACTCTGAGGATTCACATCCTTGAGTCCTATAGGGAGTTCCACACCATGTTGACCTTCTGG GAACTATCAGTGCTACTACCTCATGTGACCTTTGAACTGGTGTTCATTGGTGGACATCTTCCCGGTTGGGGTGACAAAGTTCTTCATCATTTCTTCATACAGAAAATT AACGGCAGTGTGAGTATCACTGACTCCAGCTTGATCCCAGATGAGGAAGCTGACAAGAGGATCATCCGAGTCACAGTTCACCGCTGCACCTACCACACACTGCAGGGGCCTGTACCTGACCTGGTCGTCG GTTTCAAGCCTGCTTTCCTGCGCAACGACTCTTGGTTCAGCACTCTTCCAAAACTCCAG ACTCTGAGGGTTCCAGCCTTCTTCTGTGAGATCAGTGAACTGAGATGTGAGAGCAGTGAGGAAGTGATGAACAAGGCCACAGGGGGCACTGTCTCCCCACCAACGATCAATCCCTTCCACTGCCCACTGCGCATCAACGGAGGAGACAACAGGCTGCCACG GGGGATTTGGAAAAAGGCcattccaccaccaccaccagcagcagcagcagcccacctcctccaccccatCCTGCTAAAATTGCTTGGTTCAAAGACTTCCTCTTCCTTCCATCTGGCTACAACGGTCAGTGCTGCAGG TTTCTGA
- the LOC127143228 gene encoding zinc finger MYND domain-containing protein 15, with the protein MDQKEVVSGNPHPLQEFTDTMAQWYRSFKAARTEQGGERRRPRSSYPADTSPYWIVHVIDFSNSESAARGLRKRGITQSELGKRDGTSILMVTDASGLTLGFDILDQGWSSSFNGLTEQELLGTVNKVVLLLQRCMDAPMDGGMPRQPSRLRINVKILHRVLLQDTLKQGNSRWDIALWNQVLRDWNLMDQAVAPDFSPRWPPVYYCNVCKRRSFPTQLREW; encoded by the exons ATGGATCAGAAGGAAGTTGTGTCCGGTAACCCGCACCCATTACAGGAGTTTACAGACACCATGGCTCAGTGGTACCGCAGCTTCAAGGCTGCAAGGACAGAGCAGGGAGGTGAGAGGAGACGGCCCCGGAGCTCATACCCCGCCGACACCTCCCCCTACTGGATTGTTCATGTAATAGACTTTTCTAACTCTGAGTCTGCGGCGAGAGGGCTGAGGAAAAGAGGGATAACCCAGTCTGAACTGG GGAAACGCGATGGAACAAGTATCCTGATGGTTACGGATGCATCGGGGCTCACCCTTGGGTTTGACATCCTGGACCAAGGGTGGTCCTCATCTTTTAACGGCCTCACTGAGCAGGAATTGTTAGGAACCGTGAACAAGGtagttctgctgctgcagaggtgcATGGATGCCCCAATGGATGGTGGGATGCCGCGTCAACCCAGCAGACTCCGGATCAATGTCAAGATCCTGCACAG AGTGCTGCTCCAGGACACGCTCAAACAGGGAAACAGTAGGTGGGATATAGCTCTGTGGAACCAGGTCCTGAGAGACTGGAATCTCATGGATCAAGCAGTGGCTCCAGACTTCAGCCCCCGCTGGCCTCCAGTATATTACTGTAACGTCTGTAAGAGGCGCTCCTTCCCCACTCAGCTTCGGGAATGGTAA
- the LOC108895185 gene encoding zinc finger MYND domain-containing protein 15 isoform X1, whose translation MNGEVSSLSSVVAPVLSSALSVYYIITSLVPKHFPDLNLLKKQTLRIHILESYREFHTMLTFWELSVLLPHVTFELVFIGGHLPGWGDKVLHHFFIQKINGSVSITDSSLIPDEEADKRIIRVTVHRCTYHTLQGPVPDLVVGFKPAFLRNDSWFSTLPKLQTLRVPAFFCEISELRCESSEEVMNKATGGTVSPPTINPFHCPLRINGGDNRLPRYSNGFIFHLIYKPLANVQHPQTVTNSTIQSDHTPSPVESPHLTFWERRAAAQHCRHSQAKIKRKKKFCR comes from the exons ATGAATGGAGAGGTCTCCAGTCTGTCCTCTGTAGTGGCTCCTGTACTAAGTTCTGCTCTCTCCGTCTACTACATCATCACTTCACTGGTCCCAAAGCACT TTCCTGACCTGAATCTCCTGAAGAAACAGACTCTGAGGATTCACATCCTTGAGTCCTATAGGGAGTTCCACACCATGTTGACCTTCTGG GAACTATCAGTGCTACTACCTCATGTGACCTTTGAACTGGTGTTCATTGGTGGACATCTTCCCGGTTGGGGTGACAAAGTTCTTCATCATTTCTTCATACAGAAAATT AACGGCAGTGTGAGTATCACTGACTCCAGCTTGATCCCAGATGAGGAAGCTGACAAGAGGATCATCCGAGTCACAGTTCACCGCTGCACCTACCACACACTGCAGGGGCCTGTACCTGACCTGGTCGTCG GTTTCAAGCCTGCTTTCCTGCGCAACGACTCTTGGTTCAGCACTCTTCCAAAACTCCAG ACTCTGAGGGTTCCAGCCTTCTTCTGTGAGATCAGTGAACTGAGATGTGAGAGCAGTGAGGAAGTGATGAACAAGGCCACAGGGGGCACTGTCTCCCCACCAACGATCAATCCCTTCCACTGCCCACTGCGCATCAACGGAGGAGACAACAGGCTGCCACG GTATTCCAATGGCTTCATCTTCCACCTCATATACAAGCCTTTAGCAAACGTTCAGCACCCGCAGACTGTCACTAACTCCACTATACAGTCTGACCATACACCATCTCCTGTAGAGTCACCACACCTGACTTTCTGGGAGAGGAGGGCAGCTGCCCAGCACTGTCGACACAGCCAGgcaaagataaagagaaaaaaaaagttctgccgttaa
- the paqr9 gene encoding membrane progestin receptor epsilon, whose translation MLLNCGQPLPLLRHTDVPPRVIENFILTGYRFPNYSLRDCLLSAFRPTNETGNFWTHFLPVFIFSYYFVEVFGWEGAPHGDAPFFYPLWNYFIGVFCLLMASSMAHLLNSMSLVVREVCFFVDYGTISAYTVGSSLAYYYYIHPRAGIVETGGHNGSHMDLKHEPAGAVISSYAIPEFSVFFETFYIPCACVVAIICVLSCCNTRQRWRQHRYVIRTLVFLLPFLISSTPVFYRLLTRSPYSNTSSSFVASTSMPSFFYRHCLWLLVSAVFNISKFPERLAPGRFDIWGHSHQWFHCCTFLSILDELHMIKAEVRAILLSPTLLLPPTTLARLPGPTIASTYGVMLLLQTTIISIIVWFSWHANCIYGPQRDQLAKEHLKKHLKCH comes from the coding sequence ATGCTTCTGAACTGTGGTCAGCCGTTACCTCTTCTGAGGCATACAGACGTGCCACCTCGAGTCATAGAAAACTTCATCCTGACTGGTTACCGCTTCCCGAATTACAGCCTGAGGGATTGTTTATTATCAGCATTCAGGCCAACCAATGAAACAGGCAACTTCTGGACGCACTTCCTcccagttttcattttttcgTACTATTTTGTGGAGGTATTTGGCTGGGAAGGTGCACCACATGGTGATGCCCCGTTCTTCTATCCATTGTGGAACTATTTTATTGGGGTGTTCTGTCTGCTAATGGCTAGCAGCATGGCCCACCTGCTCAACTCAATGTCTTTGGTGGTAAGAGAAGTGTGCTTCTTCGTGGATTACGGCACTATCAGTGCTTACACGGTTGGCTCATCGTTGGCGTACTACTACTACATCCACCCTCGGGCAGGGATAGTGGAGACAGGAGGCCATAATGGCTCCCATATGGATTTGAAACATGAACCTGCAGGGGCTGTTATATCATCCTATGCAATCCCAGAGTTCAGCGTGTTTTTTGAGACCTTCTACATTCCGTGTGCTTGTGTTGTAGCTatcatttgtgttttatcttgCTGCAACACTCGCCAGAGATGGAGGCAGCATCGATACGTCATCCGGACCcttgttttcctcctcccaTTCCTCATCTCTTCCACACCTGTCTTCTATCGCCTCCTCACCAGATCGCCTTActccaacacctcctcctcctttgttgCTTCCACTTCCATGCCCAGTTTCTTCTATCGGCACTGCCTCTGGCTGCTGGTGTCAGCCGTCTTCAATATCAGCAAGTTCCCAGAGCGGTTGGCTCCGGGTCGCTTTGACATCTGGGGGCACAGCCACCAGTGGTTCCACTGCTGCACCTTTTTGTCCATCCTCGACGAACTCCACATGATCAAGGCTGAGGTGAGGGCCATCCTGCTCAGCCCGACTCTGCTGCTGCCCCCCACCACCCTCGCCCGCCTACCTGGACCTACCATAGCTTCCACCTATGGAGTGATGCTCCTCCTGCAGACCACCATCATCTCGATCATCGTGTGGTTTTCCTGGCATGCCAACTGCATCTATGGACCCCAGAGAGACCAGCTAGCAAAGGAGCACCTCAAGAAACACCTGAAATGTCACTGA
- the LOC127143229 gene encoding leucine-rich repeat-containing protein 72, which translates to MEHHTSGQSSHASSFQWLSFAYQGLTEIPYETILSQTDTLEVLDLSYNLLDENPALLGQLEKLSTLILDCNNYTSHVKFPYMPSVTTVCINKNKINNLPVFVEEIRRKFPNIKILSMMNNEAAPSYFNGGSLTQYKDYRQYVISQIPGLEILDDTEVLEKERAQAKKTYPAAPEQSQQQKEEGGFIQETHTHAEKVKYCHKTLG; encoded by the exons ATGGAGCATCATACATCAGGCCAATCCAGCCATGCCTCAAGTTTTCAGTGGCTTTCTTTTGCCTACCAGGGCCTGACAGAAATCCCTTATGAAACTATACTTTCACAGACTGACACTCTGGAGGTGTTGGACCTGAGTTACAATCTGCTGGATGA GAACCCGGCTCTGCTGGGTCAGCTGGAGAAGCTCAGCACTCTGATTCTGGACTGTAACAACTACACATCTCATGTCAAGTTCCCCTACATGCCCAGTGTGACCACAGTGTGCATCAACAAGAACAAAATTAACAATCTGCCCGTGTTTGTGGAAGAAATCCGACGAAAGTTCCCAAATATCAA GATTCTGAGTATGATGAACAATGAGGCAGCACCTAGCTATTTCAATGGAGGAAGTCTGACCCAGTACAAAGACTATAG aCAGTACGTCATCAGTCAGATCCCAGGTCTGGAGATTCTGGATGACACGGAGGTCCTGGAAAAGGAGAGAGCCCAGGCTAAAAAAACGTATCCGGCTGCACCAGagcagtcacagcagcagaaagaggaaggaggattcatccaggaaacacacacacatgcagaaaaagTCAAATACTGTCATAAGACACTAGGATag